From Thunnus albacares chromosome 22, fThuAlb1.1, whole genome shotgun sequence, the proteins below share one genomic window:
- the LOC122974117 gene encoding zinc finger protein 239-like isoform X4, translated as MEENQNLENHTNNPVKREEPGSPSAATDKQTQTGRKGLKQHHCQHCDKAFPTSTYLKIHERTHTGEKPYSCDQCGKTFARGDNLKMHQRVHTGEKPYSCDQCGKTLTRDSHLKMHQRIHTGEKPYSCDQCGKSFTLLGNLQIHRRIHTGEKMYSCDQCGKAFTTNSALQIHQRIHTGEKPYSCDQCGKTFTTDSGLKKHQNIHTGEKLYSCDQCGKAFTADSTLKTHQRIHTGEKPYQCEQCGKTFAHGNSLITHQRIHTGQKPYNCEQCGKTFTRDTYRKSHQRIHTGEKPYSCDQCGKAFAHKNSLKFHKDIHTGEKPYSCKQCGKTFSRDSHLKSHQRIHTGEKPYWCEQCGKTFAHGSSLKSHQRSHSASC; from the coding sequence acacaaacaggaagaaagggACTCAAACAGCACCACTGTCAGCACTGTGACAAAGCCTTCCCGACATCGACTTATTTAAAGATTCATGAGAGAactcacactggagagaaaccatacagctgtgaccaatgtgggaaaacgttTGCTAGAGGTGATAATCTAAAAATGCACCAGCGcgttcacactggagagaaaccataCAGCTGTGACCAATGCGGGAAAACTTTGACTAGAGACAGTCATCTAAAAATGCATCAACgtattcacactggagagaaaccgtatagctgtgaccaatgtgggaaatCTTTCACCCTTCTTGGCAATCTACAAATACACCgacgcattcacactggagaaaagatgtacagctgtgaccaatgtgggaaagcCTTTACCACAAACAGTGCTCTAcaaatccaccaacgcattcacactggagagaagccgtacagctgcgaccaatgtgggaaaactttcacaaCAGACAGTGGTCtaaaaaaacaccagaacaTTCATACTGGAGAGAAGCTGTACAGttgtgaccaatgtgggaaagcgTTCACTGCAGACAGTACTTTAAAAACCCATCAACGTAtacacactggagagaagccttACCAGTGTGAGCAATGTGGAAAAACTTTTGCTCATGGGAATTCCTTAATAActcaccaacgcattcacactggacaGAAACCGTACAACTGTGAACAGTGTGGGAAAACGTTCACTAGAGACACTTATCGAAAGAGCCACCAACGCATACATACAGGAGAGAAACCATACAGTTGTGACCAGTGTGGGAAAGCTTTTGCTCACAAGAACTCCCTAAAATTCCACAAAGACATTCATACTGGAGAAAAACCATACAGTTGTAAACAGTGTGGGAAAACGTTCAGTAGAGACAGCCATCTAAAAAGCCACCAACGCATTCATACTGGAGAGAAACCATActggtgtgagcaatgtgggaaaacttttgCTCACGGGAGTTCCCTAAAAAGCCACCAACGCAGTCACTCAGCAtcatgttga
- the LOC122974420 gene encoding LOW QUALITY PROTEIN: Fc receptor-like B (The sequence of the model RefSeq protein was modified relative to this genomic sequence to represent the inferred CDS: inserted 1 base in 1 codon; deleted 1 base in 1 codon): MKSPNVSCEHVRNTRGYTETQQQIFEKPVEEDDSSAGWTLXRNTTRETRAKSGVKWGRSAGSSCNISSISHWDSGVYWCESREGATSNSISITVTGGSVILQSPVLPVMEGDDVTLHCKTKTSNLPADFYKDGSLIRTEPAGHMTIHHVSKSDEGLYKCNISSHGESPPINQSINSVVDD, translated from the exons ATGAAATCTCCCAATGTTTCCTGTGAACACGTCAGAAACACTCGTGGTtatacagaaacacagcagcagatctTTGAA AAACCAGTGGAGGAGGACGACAGCTCTGCTGGATGGACAC AGAGGAACACAACCAGAGAAACCAGAGCTAAGTCTGGAGTTAAATGGGGAAGATCAGCTGGTTCCTCCTGTAACATCAGTTCCATC TCACACTGGGACAGTGGAGTTTACTGGTGTGAGTCCAGAGAAGGAGCAACCAGTAACAGCATCAGCATCACTGTCACTG GTGGATCAGTGATCCTGCAGAGTCCTGTCCTCCctgtgatggagggagatgatgtcactctgcactgtaaaacaaagacCTCCAACCTCCCAGCTGATTTCTATAAAGATGGCTCCCTCATCAGGACTGAGcctgcaggtcacatgaccatCCACCATGTTTCCAAGTCTGATGAAGGCCTCTACAAGTGTAACATCAGCAGTCATGGAGAGTctccacccatcaatcaatcaattaattctGTTGTGGATGATTGA
- the LOC122974421 gene encoding zinc finger protein 501-like, whose protein sequence is MEENQNPEHRTDNPVRGEPVSPSATTDTQGTENSGSHSNNTAGVSNAPQHWLLPDIKQEKEEEEEQSISQRGDLLDFTDQDHYKIRMEENQNLENHTDNPVTREEPGSPSATTDKQKQKGRKGVKHHRCQHCDKAFTTSTHLKIHQTAHTREKLHSCEQCGKTFSTDRNLKRHQRTHTGERPYSCDQCGKAFTRDSHLKRHQRTHTGEKPYWCEQCGKTFPRSSALKIHQRIHTGEKPYSCGHCGKTFTQEGNLQTHQRIHTGEKPYSCDQCGQDFKTNSALKKHQHIHTGKKRYSCEQCGKGFTTNGSLQIHQRIHTGERPYSCLQCGKNFTADCNLKSHLRIHTGEKPYSCDQCGQDFITSSALKKHQRIHTGEKQYSCEQCGKTLTTNTALQSHRRVHTGEKPYSCELCGKTFTSNSHLKIHKRIHTGEKPYSCDQCGKAFTAESNLKSHQRIHTGEKPYWCEQCGKTFAQDSTLKRHQRIHTGEKPYRCEQCGKTFALRNSLRIHQRSHSASC, encoded by the exons ATGGAGGAGAACCAGAACCCGGAGCACCGCACCGACAACCCGGTTAGAGGAGAACCAGTCTCACCCTCTGCTACCACCGACACACAG ggGACAGAAAACTCTGGTTCACACTCCAACAACACAGCAGGTGTCAGTAATGCACCTCAACACTGGTTGCTACCcgacataaaacaggaaaaagaagaagaagaagaacagtcCATCAGTCAGAGAGGAGACCTGCTGGATTTCACAGACCAGGACCACTACAAGATCAGAATGGAGGAGAACCAGAACCTGGAGAACCACACCGACAACCCTGTTACAAGAGAAGAACCAGGTTCACCCTCTGCTACCACCGATAAACAG aaacagaaaggaagaaagggagTCAAACATCACCGCTGTCAGCACTGTGACAAAGCCTTCACAACATCAACACATTTAAAGATTCATCAGACAGCTCACACACGAGAGAAACTTCACAGCTGTGAACAATGTGGCAAAACTTTTAGTACAGACAGAAACCTAAAACGCCACCAACGTACTCACACTGGAGAGAGACCGTATagctgtgaccaatgtgggaaagctttcacCAGAGACAGTCATCTAAAACGTCACCAACGTactcacactggagagaaaccgtactggtgtgagcaatgtggTAAAACTTTCCCTCGTAGCAGTGCcttaaaaatccaccaacgcattcacactgggGAAAAACCATACAGCTGTGGCCattgtgggaaaactttcacacAAGAGGGTAATCTACAAACTCATCAACGCATTCATactggagagaaaccgtacagctgtgaccaatgtggACAGGATTTCAAGACTAACAGTGCcttaaaaaaacaccaacacattcacactggaAAGAAGCGGTACAGCtgtgaacaatgtgggaaaGGTTTCACTACAAATGGTTCTCTAcaaatccaccaacgcattcacactggtgAGAGACCGTACAGCTGCCTGCAATGTGGGAAAAATTTCACTGCAGACTGCAATTTAAAAAGCCATCTACGCATTCATACAGGAGAAAAACCGTAcagctgtgaccaatgtgggcAAGATTTCATCACAAGCAGTGCCTTAAAAAAACACCAACgtattcacactggagagaaacagtacagctgtgagcaatgtgggaaaacctTAACCACAAACACTGCTCTGCAAAGTCACCGGCgtgttcacactggagagaaaccataTAGCTGTGAGCtatgtgggaaaactttcacttcAAACAGTCATCTAAAAATCCACAAACGCATTCATactggagagaaaccgtacagctgtgaccaatgtgggaaagctttcacTGCAGAGAGTAATCTAAAAagccaccaacgcattcacactggagagaaaccgtacTGGTGcgagcaatgtgggaaaactttcgCTCAAGACAGTACTCTAAAAcgccaccaacgcattcacactggagagaaaccgtacCGGTGTGAGCAATGCGGGAAAACGTTTGCTCTCAGGAATTCCCTAAGAATCCACCAACGCAGTCACTCAGCAtcatgttga
- the LOC122974140 gene encoding zinc finger protein 239-like isoform X3: MEENQNLENHTNNPVKREEPGSPSATTDKQGTENSGSHSNNTAGVSNAPQHWLLPDIKQEKEEEEEQSISQRGDLLDFTDQDHYKIKIEENQNLENHTNNPVKREEPGSPSATTDKQKQTGRKGVKHHRCQHCDKAFTTSTYLKIHQRVHTGEKLHSCDQCGQDFNTRSALKKHQRIHTGVKPYRCEHCGKTFTTNGTLQIHQRIHTGEKPYRCEQCGKTFTTDSQLKIHQRIHTGEKPYRCEKCGKTFAYGDSLQRHQRIHTGEKPFKCEHCGKTFTDDSTLKRHQHIHTGEKPYWCEQCGKTFIRVSELKIHQRIHTGEKPYWCDQCGKAFTQDIHLKIHQRIHTGEKPYNCEQCGKTFTWRHSLKIHQRSHSASC; this comes from the exons ATGGAGGAGAACCAGAACCTGGAGAACCACACCAACAACCCTGTTAAAAGAGAAGAACCAGGTTCACCCTCTGCTACCACCGATAAACAG ggGACAGAAAACTCTGGTTCACACTCCAACAACACAGCAGGTGTCAGTAATGCACCTCAACACTGGTTGCTACCcgacataaaacaggaaaaagaagaagaagaagaacagtcCATCAGTCAGAGAGGAGACCTGCTGGATTTCACAGACCAGGACCACTACAAGATCAAAATAGAGGAGAACCAGAACCTGGAGAACCACACCAACAACCCTGTTAAAAGAGAAGAACCAGGTTCACCCTCTGCTACCACCGATAAACAG aaacaaacaggaagaaagggAGTCAAACATCACCGCTGTCAGCACTGTGACAAAGCCTTCACCACATCAACATATTTAAAGATTCATCAGAGAGTTCACACCGGAGAGAAACTTCACAGCTGTGACCAGTGTGGGCAAGACTTCAATACAAGAAGTGCCTTAAAAAAACACCagcgcattcacactggagtgAAACCGTACAGATGTGAGCactgtgggaaaactttcactacaAACGGTACTCTACAAATCCACCagcgcattcacactggagagaaaccgtacaggtgtgagcaatgtgggaaaactttcactacaGACAGTCAactaaaaatccaccaacgcattcacactggagagaaaccgtacAGGTGTGAGAAATGTGGGAAAACATTTGCCTATGGAGATTCCCTTCAACGCCATCAACgtattcacactggagagaaaccattCAAGTGTGAGCATTGTGGGAAAACTTTTACTGATGACAGTACTCTAAAACGCCaccaacacattcacactggagaaaaaccgtactggtgtgagcaatgtgggaaaactttcatcAGGGTCAGTGAactaaaaatccaccaacgcattcacacaggagagaaaccgtACTGGTGTGATcaatgtgggaaagctttcacTCAAGACATTcatctaaaaatccaccaacgcatccacacaggagagaaaccatataattgtgagcaatgtgggaaaacgttTACTTGGAGGCATTCcctaaaaatccaccaacgcagTCACTCAGCATCGTGTTGA
- the LOC122974140 gene encoding zinc finger protein 664-like isoform X1 gives MEENQNLENHTNNPVKREEPGSPSATTDKQGTENSGSHSNNTAGVSNAPQHWLLPDIKQEKEEEEEQSISQRGDLLDFTDQDHYKIKIEENQNLENHTNNPVKREEPGSPSATTDKQSAAAFTLPAEVSTYKQLITSQGQILQVVRAPIGTQYIIQQPQQQILLQQQSQPGGVQAAVTQQHIIQQPQQQILLQQQSQPSGVQAAVTQQKQTGRKGVKHHRCQHCDKAFTTSTYLKIHQRVHTGEKLHSCDQCGQDFNTRSALKKHQRIHTGVKPYRCEHCGKTFTTNGTLQIHQRIHTGEKPYRCEQCGKTFTTDSQLKIHQRIHTGEKPYRCEKCGKTFAYGDSLQRHQRIHTGEKPFKCEHCGKTFTDDSTLKRHQHIHTGEKPYWCEQCGKTFIRVSELKIHQRIHTGEKPYWCDQCGKAFTQDIHLKIHQRIHTGEKPYNCEQCGKTFTWRHSLKIHQRSHSASC, from the exons ATGGAGGAGAACCAGAACCTGGAGAACCACACCAACAACCCTGTTAAAAGAGAAGAACCAGGTTCACCCTCTGCTACCACCGATAAACAG ggGACAGAAAACTCTGGTTCACACTCCAACAACACAGCAGGTGTCAGTAATGCACCTCAACACTGGTTGCTACCcgacataaaacaggaaaaagaagaagaagaagaacagtcCATCAGTCAGAGAGGAGACCTGCTGGATTTCACAGACCAGGACCACTACAAGATCAAAATAGAGGAGAACCAGAACCTGGAGAACCACACCAACAACCCTGTTAAAAGAGAAGAACCAGGTTCACCCTCTGCTACCACCGATAAACAG AGTGCAGCAGCGTTTACTTTACCAGCAGAGGTCTCCACATACAAACAGCTCATCACCAGTCAAG gtCAGATCCTGCAGGTTGTCCGCGCCCCCATCGGGACTCAGTACATCATCCAGCAGCCTCAGCAGCAGATCCTCCTGCAGCAGCAAAGTCAGCCTGGTGGCGTTCAGGCCGCGGTCACACAGCAG CACATCATCCAGCAGCCTCAGCAGCAGATCCTCCTGCAGCAGCAAAGTCAGCCTAGTGGCGTTCAGGCCGCGGTCACACAACAG aaacaaacaggaagaaagggAGTCAAACATCACCGCTGTCAGCACTGTGACAAAGCCTTCACCACATCAACATATTTAAAGATTCATCAGAGAGTTCACACCGGAGAGAAACTTCACAGCTGTGACCAGTGTGGGCAAGACTTCAATACAAGAAGTGCCTTAAAAAAACACCagcgcattcacactggagtgAAACCGTACAGATGTGAGCactgtgggaaaactttcactacaAACGGTACTCTACAAATCCACCagcgcattcacactggagagaaaccgtacaggtgtgagcaatgtgggaaaactttcactacaGACAGTCAactaaaaatccaccaacgcattcacactggagagaaaccgtacAGGTGTGAGAAATGTGGGAAAACATTTGCCTATGGAGATTCCCTTCAACGCCATCAACgtattcacactggagagaaaccattCAAGTGTGAGCATTGTGGGAAAACTTTTACTGATGACAGTACTCTAAAACGCCaccaacacattcacactggagaaaaaccgtactggtgtgagcaatgtgggaaaactttcatcAGGGTCAGTGAactaaaaatccaccaacgcattcacacaggagagaaaccgtACTGGTGTGATcaatgtgggaaagctttcacTCAAGACATTcatctaaaaatccaccaacgcatccacacaggagagaaaccatataattgtgagcaatgtgggaaaacgttTACTTGGAGGCATTCcctaaaaatccaccaacgcagTCACTCAGCATCGTGTTGA
- the LOC122974140 gene encoding zinc finger protein 724-like isoform X4, whose protein sequence is MEENQNLENHTNNPVKREEPGSPSATTDKQGTENSGSHSNNTAGVSNAPQHWLLPDIKQEKEEEEEQSISQRGDLLDFTDQDHYKIKIEENQNLENHTNNPVKREEPGSPSATTDKQSAAAFTLPAEVSTYKQLITSQGQILQVVRAPIGTQYIIQQPQQQILLQQQSQPGGVQAAVTQQHIIQQPQQQILLQQQSQPSGVQAAVTQQKQTGRKGVKHHRCQHCDKAFTTSTYLKIHQRVHTGEKLHSCDQCGQDFNTRSALKKHQRIHTGVKPYRCEHCGKTFTTNVL, encoded by the exons ATGGAGGAGAACCAGAACCTGGAGAACCACACCAACAACCCTGTTAAAAGAGAAGAACCAGGTTCACCCTCTGCTACCACCGATAAACAG ggGACAGAAAACTCTGGTTCACACTCCAACAACACAGCAGGTGTCAGTAATGCACCTCAACACTGGTTGCTACCcgacataaaacaggaaaaagaagaagaagaagaacagtcCATCAGTCAGAGAGGAGACCTGCTGGATTTCACAGACCAGGACCACTACAAGATCAAAATAGAGGAGAACCAGAACCTGGAGAACCACACCAACAACCCTGTTAAAAGAGAAGAACCAGGTTCACCCTCTGCTACCACCGATAAACAG AGTGCAGCAGCGTTTACTTTACCAGCAGAGGTCTCCACATACAAACAGCTCATCACCAGTCAAG gtCAGATCCTGCAGGTTGTCCGCGCCCCCATCGGGACTCAGTACATCATCCAGCAGCCTCAGCAGCAGATCCTCCTGCAGCAGCAAAGTCAGCCTGGTGGCGTTCAGGCCGCGGTCACACAGCAG CACATCATCCAGCAGCCTCAGCAGCAGATCCTCCTGCAGCAGCAAAGTCAGCCTAGTGGCGTTCAGGCCGCGGTCACACAACAG aaacaaacaggaagaaagggAGTCAAACATCACCGCTGTCAGCACTGTGACAAAGCCTTCACCACATCAACATATTTAAAGATTCATCAGAGAGTTCACACCGGAGAGAAACTTCACAGCTGTGACCAGTGTGGGCAAGACTTCAATACAAGAAGTGCCTTAAAAAAACACCagcgcattcacactggagtgAAACCGTACAGATGTGAGCactgtgggaaaactttcactacaAACG TACTCTAA
- the LOC122974140 gene encoding zinc finger protein 239-like isoform X2, translated as MEENQNLENHTNNPVKREEPGSPSATTDKQSAAAFTLPAEVSTYKQLITSQGQILQVVRAPIGTQYIIQQPQQQILLQQQSQPGGVQAAVTQQHIIQQPQQQILLQQQSQPSGVQAAVTQQKQTGRKGVKHHRCQHCDKAFTTSTYLKIHQRVHTGEKLHSCDQCGQDFNTRSALKKHQRIHTGVKPYRCEHCGKTFTTNGTLQIHQRIHTGEKPYRCEQCGKTFTTDSQLKIHQRIHTGEKPYRCEKCGKTFAYGDSLQRHQRIHTGEKPFKCEHCGKTFTDDSTLKRHQHIHTGEKPYWCEQCGKTFIRVSELKIHQRIHTGEKPYWCDQCGKAFTQDIHLKIHQRIHTGEKPYNCEQCGKTFTWRHSLKIHQRSHSASC; from the exons ATGGAGGAGAACCAGAACCTGGAGAACCACACCAACAACCCTGTTAAAAGAGAAGAACCAGGTTCACCCTCTGCTACCACCGATAAACAG AGTGCAGCAGCGTTTACTTTACCAGCAGAGGTCTCCACATACAAACAGCTCATCACCAGTCAAG gtCAGATCCTGCAGGTTGTCCGCGCCCCCATCGGGACTCAGTACATCATCCAGCAGCCTCAGCAGCAGATCCTCCTGCAGCAGCAAAGTCAGCCTGGTGGCGTTCAGGCCGCGGTCACACAGCAG CACATCATCCAGCAGCCTCAGCAGCAGATCCTCCTGCAGCAGCAAAGTCAGCCTAGTGGCGTTCAGGCCGCGGTCACACAACAG aaacaaacaggaagaaagggAGTCAAACATCACCGCTGTCAGCACTGTGACAAAGCCTTCACCACATCAACATATTTAAAGATTCATCAGAGAGTTCACACCGGAGAGAAACTTCACAGCTGTGACCAGTGTGGGCAAGACTTCAATACAAGAAGTGCCTTAAAAAAACACCagcgcattcacactggagtgAAACCGTACAGATGTGAGCactgtgggaaaactttcactacaAACGGTACTCTACAAATCCACCagcgcattcacactggagagaaaccgtacaggtgtgagcaatgtgggaaaactttcactacaGACAGTCAactaaaaatccaccaacgcattcacactggagagaaaccgtacAGGTGTGAGAAATGTGGGAAAACATTTGCCTATGGAGATTCCCTTCAACGCCATCAACgtattcacactggagagaaaccattCAAGTGTGAGCATTGTGGGAAAACTTTTACTGATGACAGTACTCTAAAACGCCaccaacacattcacactggagaaaaaccgtactggtgtgagcaatgtgggaaaactttcatcAGGGTCAGTGAactaaaaatccaccaacgcattcacacaggagagaaaccgtACTGGTGTGATcaatgtgggaaagctttcacTCAAGACATTcatctaaaaatccaccaacgcatccacacaggagagaaaccatataattgtgagcaatgtgggaaaacgttTACTTGGAGGCATTCcctaaaaatccaccaacgcagTCACTCAGCATCGTGTTGA